The following nucleotide sequence is from Dehalococcoidales bacterium.
TACGGTCTGCTCCAAACGTTGTTTATAGTTGGTTACGTGCGGTCTCATCTGGGTTGCTCCTCCCAGACCCAGTCGCTGGGCCGTTGCCATGGCCAGACACCCGGATGCCAGTCGAAGCCCTCGTTTCCCCAGGCCCATGTGTTCGGGATAAGCTCGCGCGGGTCGTCAGGTTTTCTGCCGGAAGCCTCGCCATGTCCGGGCAGATAGAAAACCCTGGGCTGAGTGCCCAGAGATTCTTTGTAGCGGTAGGCGTTATTGGCATCAAGGAACGAGGATAGTTGGACCACCTCCTGCCCGTTGCTGGCAACGTCAGTATTAAGGTCGCCCATGTAGAGGACATTCCTCGGACAGGCCACCACGCAATAGGGTAATCTGCCTTCCACCAGATGGTGGGCGCAGAACATGCATTTGATAACGGTACCCTTTACCGCCGGGACCGGGTATATTGGTGAATATTCGGCGTCAGCCGCCTCGGGGGGTAGCTCCGGAGTAGCCCAGTTGAAAAAACGCCGCTGGAAAGGACAGGCGGCCATACACATGCGGCAGCCGATGCAGCGGTTATGGTCAATGAGGACGACCCCGCTCTTGTCATGGTAAGTAGCCGCCACCGGGCAGACATTGACACAGGGAGCGTTTTCACACTGGTAGCACGGCGTGGGCATGAAGGAACTGCCGCCGCCGGCCATCTCTACCTCGTATATTTCTATCCATTTCTGGCCCTTGGGTCCGTAATGTCCGAGGATGCAGGATTGAGTGCACTGGGGCGCTATCCCCAGGCCGGTGCAGCCATCGCATTTCTTCAGGTCAATGACCATGCACCAGGCGTGATCATCGCTGCTGTTCCCCTCGTGTGTGGTAGCTGCCGCCTTAGCCCGGTTCAGTACCGATACGAACGGGGATGAGAGGATGGTCAGTAGACCCATCGCTCCCAGTGACCCCGTGATAAACCACCGTCTACTGATATTATTATTGTTTTTTACCTGCACGTGAACTCCTTTCTTCCTTCCGCTTATCCAAGCTGTTTGTCCAGAATTAACAATATGAGAACAGGCATCTTATTATATGAACGGCTCCCTCTACTGGGGAACAACAAAGCCCAGTAGCAGGCTTACCGCGGCGAAACTAAGTAAAATTGAACTGACGAATATCACCAGAGAACCCAGAAATAAAGCTGGAATACGGAACGTCCTGGGGTGACCTAACATTGAGGCTACAGTCAGGATAATTACCGGCCCCACGATAATAGCCAGGACGACAAACCCTATCCTGCCTCCCATTGTCTGCCGGTCAGCCACTTCAGCCGCTGATATGGCGGCAATAGTTATTGTCTCTGGTACCCGTGCCAGTAAGGCTATCATTTTTGTTCACCAAGCTCCACGATTGGAAATACTTTCAGGAAGAGCGTATAGAGCAAAATCGCCATGGCGAATATACCGGCGATTATTGACCATTCGACCCAGCTCGGACTATAACTCCCTTCCGGAAATGGTAGCAATGGCCGTAACAGGGATGGTACCACAATGAGAAACCGTTTTATCCAGAAGGCGACGACAATGGCCGCCGCAGCCAGAATGGTGCGCGTGATATTGAACCATCCCGGGCGGATAGCTTGAGATATCAAAAGGAGGGAAGGTATCAGAAATCCCAGTATCAGCATCGGCCAGAAAATAGGGGCGAATTCCCCCTGAAAAAGCTTCTCGGATATTAAAAATTCGGAGAGGGGAGCGGCGTATCTCATGGTAAGTTGCTCGGCAAGTACCAGGTAGAGATAAAACAGCGTGATTATACCTAAAAAAGTCCCCAGCCCCTTGAAAATCTCGGGTTTGATGTACTCCTGCCAGTTAAACATTTTTCTCAGTATGCCGGAGACGACAACGATGGCCGCAATAGCCGAGGCAATCGCCGCCGTCAGAAAATAAGGACCGGCCAGAGCGCTGAACCAGCCCGGCTGTGAAGGTAGCAGCCCGAAAATCCAGGGCACCACACCGCCACTGAGCATTACAATCAGAAAAACAATGGCGATGGAAAGCCACCATGACATCCTTTCGATTTTGTGTTCTTCATCCGGCCTGTAGCCTATCAGAAGTGCTTTGTAAAGTAAGGATAATTTCGGGAACCTCTTGATATTTAAAGCCAGGTCCCGGCGCATGGTAAGCCACAGGTAGGACGCCGATAGTGTAAAATAGATGATGATTACCGTTACGTCCCAGCTTAATGATGACGTCCCCACTCTCTGCGGCCAGTAAAGAATTATATTGAACATCCGGTCCGGTCGTCCCATATCAATCATGATGCTCAGACCGCCCATCATCAGGCTGATAACGGTCAGGACCTCTCCTATTCTGGCGACAGGCTCGAACGTCTTTAAGTTCAGCAATCGTATTGCGGCGGCGATAGCAATCCCGCCGTGAGCCAGGCCGACAAAGAAAACAAAATTGGCGATGTAGGCTCCCCAGGTAGCCCCTACCGGGGTTCTCATCCCGGTAACACCCAGACCCTGGGTCAGTTGCAGATACCAAGTGTACAGGAACCACAGCGTCAATATCAGCAGTGTGCCGCAGAAGAAATAGAAAGCGGGGCCCGTGTGTAATAGCGGGCGCAGCAAGTCTAAATTCTCTCTCTCCGGCTCTCGTCTTCTCAGCGTCACAGCCATTTTTTACCTCGTGTAATATACCAGATGTTAGGTTCCGTATTAAGCTCCTCCAGGAGGCGGAAACTCAGGTTATCGGCTAATATTTTGGAGACCTCGCTTGCCGGATCATTGAGATTGCCGAAGTGCCGGGCGCGCACCGGACATACTTCCACGCAGCGGGGCAGCTTACCATGCCTGGTTCGGTGTACGCAGAAGGTGCATTTCTCGACGACACCCACCGGGCGGACCGGGACCAGCGGGTTTATCTTGTCGTCAGCTATTTCCGGTTGAAACCAGTTAAAGCGCCGGGCATTGTAAGGACAGGCGACCACGCAGAGCCGGCAGCCGATGCATCTCTGATAGTTCATCATGACGATTCCATCTGTATCCTTGTAGGTGGCGCCAACCGGGCAAGCCTTGACGCACGGCGCGTTATCGCAGTGATTGCACTGTACCGGTAAGTACCACCTGCCCTCCAGGGGGGACTGGGTGTAGTCCGTAGTCGCTCCCTTTTTGAGGTCTTGCGGCGCCGGATGACCGGTCACACTCACCCCCGCCTTGATCTCGAATACCTCTATCCAGGGTGGAGAGATGGCGTCCGGGACATTGTTTTCTTCCTTACAAGCCCACTGGCAGGTCCTGCAGCCGATACAGGCTCCCACGTCCAGTACCAGGGCAAACTTGTTCGCCGGGTCAGCAGGCGCATCCGTTATAGCATCCTTTTTTGAAGTTATCCCGGATTGTCGCAATGTTTCTCCGGTACCGGCGGAAACAAGGACAGGACTAACATATTTGCCTAAAAGCCCCAGCCCCATCAGCCCGCCACCGATTTTGATAAACTCTTTACGCCCTATTCGCTTCATCGCCCTCTACCCTGTCTTAGCATTGCTGTGGTGAGAGCTATGCCGAAGAATAAGGAGATGCCAACGATAGCCAGTAGCTCACCCGGTGGGGAGGGTGGGTCCGGTGCCGATGCTGGATGCGGTTTGGTAATATTGAGCAGGGCGAGCTGCGGCTGGTGGGGATTGTGGCAGCCGGCGCACCTTACCTGCTCAACGCCGTGGGCTTCAAGGGTTTCTTCCCCCCAGGCGGGAACTCCGTGAGTTCCCGCAACCCATTCCTCATAGCGTTTCCGGTGACACTGCGCGCAGAGCTGCGGGTAGTCTGATAAAGGTAGTTTGGTTTCTCCGCTGGCCAGATGCAGTACTTCCATCTTCTTGCTGTAATGACATGACCAGCAGGCTTCACTACCTTCACCGAGCTTATCATGTCCCTTCAAGACTCTTACGTGACAGCTCAGGCAGTCCAGGGCGCCCTCTTTTGTGGCCGCGGTGGGCAGTGGCGTTGTATTAATATCGGAAAGCTCCAGGCGCGGCTGGTGTGGGTCATGGCAGTCAATACAACGTAGCTTGGCACCGCCGGAAAGAGCGGCCTCAGCTCGCTGGGGAGTCACTCCGTGGGTCCCTTCCTCCCACGCGCCGTAACGCTGCTGGTGGCACTGGCCGCAGAGTTTGGAGGACTCCGTCAACAAGATATTAGTCCCATCAAGCAGACTTAGCTCCCCCATAGTGGCGCTGTCATGGCAGACCCGGCAGGCTTGATTTCCCTGACCGAGAATATCATGACTTTTCAGCACCCTGGTATGGCAGCTCAGACACTCTAACGGAACCTCCGAACCGGAAGCTGCCCTGACTACTGGTTTTGACAGTGCCGTCGAGAAGCTAAAAACGATGAGAATAGCTATTATCGCGCCGGCCAGCCAGAACCAGGGTGCTTTCCCGTCCCTGGATGGGATGTTAACTGTAGACCCTGTAATATTCCGGTCCGGAGGTCTTTCACCATATTCAGGTTTTTCCTTCCAGGCAAAACTCACTAGTACAACCTCATGTCACCAGGGGGATGATTCGTTTTATTACTACTATATTTGGGGCTGCTCTGTCCGGTTCAGGGGGTTGCTTTATTGGCTAGAGCACTGATAATGTCTATCGGAATTGGAATGATGGTGCTATTCCTCTCCCCCGAAATTTCAACCAGAGTTTGCAGATAGCGTAGCTGCAATGCCGCCGGCTGATTGTGCAGAATCTTGGCCGCACCGGCCAGAGTTGTGGCAGCCGCCTGTTCACCTTCAGCGTGAATAATCTTGGCCCGTTTCTCACGTTCTGATTCGGCCTGCCTGGCCATAGCCCGCTGCATGCCTTCAGGAAGGAGCACGTCTTTAACTTCCACCAGCGTTGCCCTGACTCCCCACGGTTCCTCACTTTGCTCGTCGATAATCTCTCTCAATCTCAGGTTTATCTGGTCACGGTGGGCCAGTAGCTCGTCCAGTTCTGATTGTCCGAGAACGCTTCTGAGTGTAGTCAAAGCCAGCTGAATGATAGCATCCCGGTAGTTTTCGACATTGATTATCGATTTTACCGGTTCGATTACCATGAAGTAAACGACGGCATCTACCTTGACGGTGACGTTATCTCTGGTTATTACTTCCTGTGGTTCCAGCACTGTAGTCACAATCCGGAGACTTACTTTGGTCATGCGATCAATCAGCGGGAGGATCAGGTTGAAGCCTGGAGTCCGGAGGCCGACCAATCTCCCGAAGCGAAGCACTACCCCTCGTTCATACTGTTTCACAATTTTTACGGATAATGGCAGTAATATCAGTACCACGACAACAATAAGAAAAATGACCCAGATATCCATTTTTTTAGTTCCTCCTTTTATTGAAGTTTTCCGGGTTCATTAGTTAGGCGGTAATCATAAACACCTCCCTGATGTAACCCGTAAGCTAGCTGCTGCCGAATACTTCCGGTATGTTAACAAAATCCTTCCCTCCGAATCCGGTCACTGCTCTATATTATCATAACCTTGCCTTGTCTGGAGTAGGTATTAGTACCCTGTTTATAACGGAAATTTGACCTATTTATTAACATACTATCCGATAATGACATAAATCGCAACCGTAATCCATGACCTGCCCCTTTTGGTCAACCGATCATCAAAGACCTCACGAATAGATTTCAATTTTCCTCTGCCTTCTTTTCCTCCTCCTCTTCTTCATCCTCTTCCTCTTCTTCTTCAATCACTTCATCCGCTGCCGTTAATTGTTCGAACTCTAAGGTATGCTCACGGCGGTAACGTTCCCTGGCAACTTTGCCGGTGAATATGGATGTGTTGATTGGGAAAACCCCCGGCGAGAAATGGTTGAAAAATATGTGGACCATGAAAATCCAGGTCAGCGCCAGCATCGCTTCATCGCTGTGAGCTACTAAAGCCGCCGGAACCACCCAACCGGGCAGGAACCGGGTGACCATGACGGGGAACATCAGAATAAAGCCGGAGCCAGCCATCACCGGTATTCCCCAGAAGATTGCCCAGTAATCAAATTTTTCCTTCCAGTTAAAACGGTCATTCTTCGGCATTTCCCTTCTCACCCCGAGGAAGTAGCCTAGTTCCTGTACGAGTTTAACGAAGTCCTGGCCGCTGGGCACCATTTTGATTGGGAAGGGCCTCTTCAGAATGGCAATGCCGTAAAACAGGTAGAATAGATGATAGAAACAGACCAGCACCATAGCCCAGGCGGCGAAGAAGTGAGTGGTGCGGGTGGACTCGATTCCTCCCCAGAGTGCCACCCACCACTGGCTGATTGCCCAATCGTGGAATTTCAGGGGTAATCCGGTGACTACCAGCAGGATGAAGCTCACCATCAGAATAGCGTGCTGGATTATCTGGTGTATATCAAAACGGGTAATCTGTTCCTCCGCCTCCGTTTCCGGGGAAAGTATACCGGCTTCTGTTGTCATCTCAGTCCCTCCACCGGTTACGTGAAAATCTGATGATGGCCATAATCACGACTATGGCGCCGAAAGCGATGACGGATACCAGCAGGGTGGAGAAGAGTTTCTCAGTGTAGTAGACGGTGGGGATGTTTTCCGGCGAGGCCTCTTTATGCCCCAGAAAGCCGCTGGCAAATTGTACCCCCGCCCCGGAATGGCATTGCTCACAGGTTGCCGCCAGATTATCGAGCCCGGATACAGGAGAAGTTGGGTCACTGGCACTCTTGATATCGTGAGTACCGTGGCAGTTAGTGCAGGTTGCCGTTTCCAGTCGGGTAATTTCATAGGTTCCCAGCTGTATTGCTTTACCGTGAAAACTGCGCATGTATGACTCGTACACTTTCTCGACAATACCATAGTTCGCCATCAGTTCTTCGTCGCCATGGCACTTGGCGCAGGTCTGGGCAATGTTCTTTTTGTAGGTAGGGGCATTATGTTCCAGGACGCGTATAACACTGTGCGGATTACCTACCGGGCTGTGGCAGTCAACACAGGTAGCCACATCGGGATTACCCTGTATTAACTGCTGTCCATGGATGCTCTGA
It contains:
- a CDS encoding 4Fe-4S dicluster domain-containing protein, which encodes MQVKNNNNISRRWFITGSLGAMGLLTILSSPFVSVLNRAKAAATTHEGNSSDDHAWCMVIDLKKCDGCTGLGIAPQCTQSCILGHYGPKGQKWIEIYEVEMAGGGSSFMPTPCYQCENAPCVNVCPVAATYHDKSGVVLIDHNRCIGCRMCMAACPFQRRFFNWATPELPPEAADAEYSPIYPVPAVKGTVIKCMFCAHHLVEGRLPYCVVACPRNVLYMGDLNTDVASNGQEVVQLSSFLDANNAYRYKESLGTQPRVFYLPGHGEASGRKPDDPRELIPNTWAWGNEGFDWHPGVWPWQRPSDWVWEEQPR
- the nrfD gene encoding NrfD/PsrC family molybdoenzyme membrane anchor subunit is translated as MAVTLRRREPERENLDLLRPLLHTGPAFYFFCGTLLILTLWFLYTWYLQLTQGLGVTGMRTPVGATWGAYIANFVFFVGLAHGGIAIAAAIRLLNLKTFEPVARIGEVLTVISLMMGGLSIMIDMGRPDRMFNIILYWPQRVGTSSLSWDVTVIIIYFTLSASYLWLTMRRDLALNIKRFPKLSLLYKALLIGYRPDEEHKIERMSWWLSIAIVFLIVMLSGGVVPWIFGLLPSQPGWFSALAGPYFLTAAIASAIAAIVVVSGILRKMFNWQEYIKPEIFKGLGTFLGIITLFYLYLVLAEQLTMRYAAPLSEFLISEKLFQGEFAPIFWPMLILGFLIPSLLLISQAIRPGWFNITRTILAAAAIVVAFWIKRFLIVVPSLLRPLLPFPEGSYSPSWVEWSIIAGIFAMAILLYTLFLKVFPIVELGEQK
- a CDS encoding 4Fe-4S dicluster domain-containing protein; this translates as MKRIGRKEFIKIGGGLMGLGLLGKYVSPVLVSAGTGETLRQSGITSKKDAITDAPADPANKFALVLDVGACIGCRTCQWACKEENNVPDAISPPWIEVFEIKAGVSVTGHPAPQDLKKGATTDYTQSPLEGRWYLPVQCNHCDNAPCVKACPVGATYKDTDGIVMMNYQRCIGCRLCVVACPYNARRFNWFQPEIADDKINPLVPVRPVGVVEKCTFCVHRTRHGKLPRCVEVCPVRARHFGNLNDPASEVSKILADNLSFRLLEELNTEPNIWYITRGKKWL
- a CDS encoding slipin family protein codes for the protein MDIWVIFLIVVVVLILLPLSVKIVKQYERGVVLRFGRLVGLRTPGFNLILPLIDRMTKVSLRIVTTVLEPQEVITRDNVTVKVDAVVYFMVIEPVKSIINVENYRDAIIQLALTTLRSVLGQSELDELLAHRDQINLRLREIIDEQSEEPWGVRATLVEVKDVLLPEGMQRAMARQAESEREKRAKIIHAEGEQAAATTLAGAAKILHNQPAALQLRYLQTLVEISGERNSTIIPIPIDIISALANKATP
- a CDS encoding cytochrome b/b6 domain-containing protein, which translates into the protein MTTEAGILSPETEAEEQITRFDIHQIIQHAILMVSFILLVVTGLPLKFHDWAISQWWVALWGGIESTRTTHFFAAWAMVLVCFYHLFYLFYGIAILKRPFPIKMVPSGQDFVKLVQELGYFLGVRREMPKNDRFNWKEKFDYWAIFWGIPVMAGSGFILMFPVMVTRFLPGWVVPAALVAHSDEAMLALTWIFMVHIFFNHFSPGVFPINTSIFTGKVARERYRREHTLEFEQLTAADEVIEEEEEEDEEEEEEKKAEEN
- a CDS encoding cytochrome c3 family protein, whose protein sequence is MQNNDRRARAKIDLKSGWGLIGWLLFSAIAIATTTSIVILNSEKVQGLDENNCLACHGSPELVKTAPDGTKISLYVNEDAVDSGAHRYIDCTTCHTTKPHEIETPLTKLSLAEKCGSCHQYQYKLHLQSIHGQQLIQGNPDVATCVDCHSPVGNPHSVIRVLEHNAPTYKKNIAQTCAKCHGDEELMANYGIVEKVYESYMRSFHGKAIQLGTYEITRLETATCTNCHGTHDIKSASDPTSPVSGLDNLAATCEQCHSGAGVQFASGFLGHKEASPENIPTVYYTEKLFSTLLVSVIAFGAIVVIMAIIRFSRNRWRD